Proteins encoded together in one Deltaproteobacteria bacterium window:
- the rplV gene encoding 50S ribosomal protein L22, protein MSVKSKIRYLRVTPRKARLVADMIRGKKVQAALNQLMFCNKYVAKDFIKLIRQAIANAEQKGGYDPDRLVVQKVEVNQGPTMKRFMPRARGMASPILKKMSHIELEIG, encoded by the coding sequence ATGTCAGTAAAGTCTAAAATTAGATATTTAAGAGTGACACCCCGCAAAGCTAGATTAGTCGCGGATATGATCCGTGGCAAGAAAGTGCAAGCCGCTTTAAATCAACTCATGTTTTGCAACAAATATGTAGCTAAAGATTTTATTAAGTTGATCCGGCAGGCGATTGCTAATGCCGAACAAAAAGGGGGGTACGACCCTGATCGTTTAGTCGTTCAAAAGGTCGAAGTTAATCAGGGCCCAACCATGAAACGGTTTATGCCACGGGCGCGCGGGATGGCCTCGCCGATTTTGAAAAAAATGAGTCATATTGAACTGGAGATAGGATAA
- the rplB gene encoding 50S ribosomal protein L2, whose protein sequence is MLIKEYKPTSAGRRGMTVSGFDSITRTGYEKSLVVGLSKTGGRNANGRITCRHIGGGHKRKYRIIDYKRNKIGIAAQVAHIDYDPNRSARIALLHYSDGEKRYIIAPQSLRVGQTVISAEDADILPGNCLLLENIPMGTNLYNIELKPGHGGQLVRSAGAFAQLLGKEGGYAIIKMPSGETRKVLIKCRATIGAVSNPEHVNIAIGKAGKTRWLGIRPTVRGMAMNPVDHPHGGGEGRSKGGNHPQSPWGTPAKGYKTRNNKRTDKFRIARRKSNA, encoded by the coding sequence ATGTTGATTAAAGAATACAAACCAACCAGTGCCGGCCGTCGCGGCATGACCGTATCTGGTTTTGATAGCATCACCCGAACCGGCTATGAAAAAAGCCTGGTCGTGGGTCTTTCCAAAACCGGTGGTCGTAACGCCAATGGGCGAATTACTTGTCGACATATTGGTGGTGGTCATAAACGCAAATATCGCATCATCGATTATAAGCGTAATAAGATTGGCATTGCAGCCCAAGTTGCCCACATCGACTATGATCCTAATCGTTCAGCTAGGATAGCCCTCTTGCATTATAGTGATGGCGAAAAACGTTATATCATTGCTCCGCAAAGTTTACGCGTTGGTCAAACGGTCATTTCTGCAGAAGATGCCGATATTTTACCAGGCAATTGTCTTCTTTTAGAAAATATCCCCATGGGAACCAATCTTTATAATATCGAGCTTAAGCCCGGCCATGGTGGGCAATTGGTCCGCAGTGCGGGGGCCTTTGCACAACTTTTGGGAAAAGAAGGTGGCTATGCCATCATCAAAATGCCCTCGGGAGAAACTCGAAAAGTTTTAATTAAATGCCGTGCCACGATTGGGGCGGTCAGTAACCCTGAGCATGTTAATATTGCGATCGGCAAAGCCGGCAAAACTCGTTGGCTAGGGATTCGCCCAACAGTGCGCGGGATGGCCATGAACCCGGTTGATCATCCTCATGGTGGTGGTGAAGGTCGTAGTAAGGGTGGTAACCATCCACAAAGCCCCTGGGGTACTCCAGCAAAAGGTTATAAAACAAGAAACAATAAACGTACGGATAAGTTCCGCATTGCAAGAAGGAAGTCCAATGCCTAG
- the rpsS gene encoding 30S ribosomal protein S19: MPRSLKKGFFADEHLLKKVETALKENSKKVIKTWSRRSTITPEFVGMTLAVHNGKQFIPVYVTENMVGHKLGEFSPTRTFRVHSGDRKVAAPAAKS; the protein is encoded by the coding sequence ATGCCTAGGTCGCTTAAAAAAGGTTTTTTTGCCGATGAACACCTTTTGAAAAAGGTGGAGACGGCCTTGAAAGAAAATAGCAAGAAGGTTATCAAAACTTGGTCGCGCCGGTCTACCATAACTCCAGAATTTGTCGGCATGACCCTGGCGGTTCATAATGGCAAACAGTTTATTCCGGTTTATGTCACTGAAAATATGGTGGGGCATAAGCTAGGTGAATTTTCGCCAACGCGTACTTTTAGGGTACATTCGGGCGATCGAAAAGTAGCGGCACCGGCGGCTAAATCGTAA